The Shewanella sp. NFH-SH190041 genome has a window encoding:
- a CDS encoding ABC transporter ATP-binding protein: MPQPLSHTGGLAPAALTVAQLNWSANGRQLLDNISFSVPAGQMLGIIGPNGAGKSSLLRCLYRFLQPDSGCIRLDERDISQFSGREFARRVAVVQQDTPAQLDAAVQDLVAMGLTPHKGWFEFDNRDDRERVAAALARVGLSALAEQPFSLLSGGERQRALIARALVQQPGILILDEPTNHLDIRYQIQLLELVRSLGITVIASIHDLNLASALCDHLLMLDKGRLMAQGTPAEVLTQQQLSDVFGVCCSITPHPQHGKPQICYYYGYQADGMSDPDIASACHHKGTAQ; the protein is encoded by the coding sequence ATGCCCCAACCCTTATCCCACACTGGTGGCTTGGCTCCGGCTGCGCTGACAGTGGCGCAGCTTAATTGGTCAGCCAATGGCCGACAGTTGCTCGATAACATCAGTTTTTCGGTTCCAGCCGGGCAAATGCTGGGGATCATTGGGCCCAATGGTGCCGGAAAATCCTCTTTGCTGCGTTGTTTGTATCGCTTTTTGCAGCCGGATTCAGGCTGTATTCGTTTGGATGAACGGGATATCAGTCAGTTCAGTGGGCGGGAATTTGCCCGCCGGGTTGCCGTGGTGCAGCAGGATACCCCTGCACAATTGGATGCGGCGGTGCAGGACTTAGTCGCGATGGGGCTGACGCCCCACAAAGGGTGGTTTGAATTCGATAACCGGGATGACCGTGAGCGGGTAGCCGCCGCATTGGCTCGGGTTGGGCTATCTGCACTGGCGGAGCAGCCATTTAGTCTGCTGTCAGGTGGTGAGCGGCAGCGGGCCTTGATTGCGCGGGCATTGGTGCAGCAGCCGGGGATTTTGATCCTGGATGAACCCACTAACCATCTGGATATCCGTTATCAGATCCAGTTACTGGAATTGGTTCGTTCGCTGGGGATCACTGTGATCGCCTCCATTCATGATCTCAATCTGGCTAGCGCCCTGTGTGATCATTTGTTGATGCTGGATAAGGGACGACTTATGGCGCAGGGCACACCTGCTGAGGTGTTAACCCAACAACAACTCTCCGACGTCTTCGGGGTTTGCTGCAGTATTACACCCCATCCCCAGCATGGTAAACCACAGATCTGTTATTACTACGGCTATCAGGCGGATGGGATGTCTGACCCCGATATAGCGTCAGCGTGTCACCATAAGGGGACCGCACAATGA
- a CDS encoding histidine phosphatase family protein, translated as MARGNTLTMIFLRHGACEGGEILRGQTDVALSPQGWMQMQKRVDGLMSAHGRPGLIVSSDRRRCREFAAQQASELAVTLAVDAGFAEMDYGDWDGLTFAEIERNDSEAFAAFYRDPWQNPPPNGEATVQFERRVQQAFDRICQQLFTPEGLAPQAPVWVVCHGGVMLSLMGHVLGLSQQPGVFSAMALPYAAAMQISVIRHEGRFWPRLHWPG; from the coding sequence ATGGCAAGAGGCAATACACTGACAATGATTTTTCTGCGTCACGGTGCCTGTGAAGGTGGGGAAATCCTGCGCGGACAAACCGATGTGGCACTGTCACCACAGGGATGGATGCAGATGCAAAAACGGGTCGATGGATTGATGTCGGCCCATGGCCGGCCTGGATTAATCGTGTCATCTGACCGCCGCCGCTGTCGAGAGTTTGCCGCACAACAGGCATCTGAATTGGCGGTGACCTTGGCGGTAGATGCTGGTTTTGCTGAAATGGATTACGGTGATTGGGATGGGCTGACATTTGCTGAAATTGAGCGAAATGACAGCGAGGCATTTGCGGCATTTTACCGTGACCCCTGGCAAAATCCGCCTCCCAATGGCGAAGCTACTGTGCAATTTGAGCGCCGGGTTCAACAGGCGTTTGACCGTATCTGTCAGCAGCTGTTTACCCCGGAAGGCTTGGCGCCGCAGGCACCCGTCTGGGTAGTGTGTCATGGTGGCGTGATGTTGTCACTGATGGGGCATGTATTAGGGCTATCCCAGCAGCCTGGGGTATTTTCCGCAATGGCATTGCCATATGCAGCCGCCATGCAGATCAGTGTTATCCGCCACGAGGGACGCTTCTGGCCCCGACTACATTGGCCTGGATAA
- a CDS encoding FecCD family ABC transporter permease, producing MRLLSRTFTKNAPDIWLHQRYRLLTAALLLFALFTPLLAAGLGAVSIPPAQVLAALTGHGSGIDSQIIVSLRLPRILLAFIAGAGLSLAGAVLQLVTRNPLADPYLFGISSGASLGAVAVMTLLGGSFTGMGLGYLAGSLPYISLPVGAFAGAALSVMLVFALSTGAGNQVERMLLAGVATSFMFGAFSSLLLYFSEPRAAAAVLFWTLGSFTRASWDGLLLPALVVGLSLLILLGLKRQLLALQGGDETAHSLGIKVARFRLGILLLCSLITAVLVASCGGIGFVGLMVPHTMRLLLPGRQPLLLTALAGGIFMIWVDVLARCLLDNQELPVGVITAALGSVFFLLVLRRRRRMDYA from the coding sequence ATGAGGCTACTGTCCCGAACCTTCACAAAGAACGCGCCCGACATATGGCTGCACCAGCGATATCGTTTGCTGACAGCAGCATTACTCTTATTTGCCCTGTTTACGCCATTACTGGCGGCAGGACTGGGCGCTGTCAGTATCCCGCCAGCCCAAGTGTTGGCCGCGCTAACCGGTCATGGCAGTGGTATCGACAGCCAGATTATTGTCTCTTTGCGATTGCCCCGTATCCTGCTGGCTTTTATTGCCGGAGCCGGCTTATCCCTGGCCGGGGCGGTATTGCAATTAGTGACCCGCAACCCGCTGGCCGATCCCTATTTGTTTGGTATTTCTTCCGGGGCCTCATTAGGCGCGGTGGCGGTGATGACTTTGCTGGGAGGCAGCTTTACCGGAATGGGGCTGGGCTATCTGGCTGGTAGCTTGCCTTATATCTCATTGCCCGTCGGGGCATTTGCCGGCGCGGCACTGTCGGTGATGCTGGTGTTTGCCCTGAGTACCGGAGCGGGTAATCAGGTTGAGCGCATGTTATTGGCCGGGGTGGCCACTTCTTTTATGTTTGGGGCATTTAGCAGCTTGTTGCTGTATTTCTCTGAACCCAGAGCCGCCGCGGCAGTGCTGTTTTGGACCTTGGGCAGTTTTACCCGAGCCAGTTGGGATGGCCTGTTGCTGCCCGCTCTGGTGGTTGGGCTCTCTTTGCTGATATTACTGGGATTGAAGCGGCAATTATTGGCACTGCAGGGGGGCGATGAAACAGCTCACTCCCTTGGCATTAAGGTCGCCCGTTTTCGCTTGGGCATTTTGTTGCTGTGTTCACTGATCACCGCCGTGCTGGTGGCCAGCTGTGGCGGGATTGGCTTTGTCGGTTTAATGGTGCCTCATACCATGCGTTTGTTACTGCCGGGTCGCCAGCCATTATTGCTGACAGCTTTAGCGGGCGGCATCTTTATGATCTGGGTTGATGTGCTGGCCCGGTGTCTGCTGGACAATCAGGAACTGCCGGTGGGGGTGATTACAGCCGCCCTTGGCAGTGTGTTTTTTCTTTTGGTACTGCGCCGACGGCGCCGGATGGATTATGCCTAA